Proteins from a genomic interval of Deltaproteobacteria bacterium PRO3:
- a CDS encoding cobalamin biosynthesis protein CbiX has translation MKPKQAAVVLIAHGSRLEAANEEVRRLAARLAERLGQTVIPAFLELASPSIPEGIDQALSGNPSEIKVLPYFLTQGRHVQEDIPRLLADKARAYPETPIRLLPYLGAEEAIIDCLAETARKM, from the coding sequence ATGAAGCCCAAGCAAGCGGCCGTGGTGCTGATCGCCCACGGCAGCCGTCTCGAAGCCGCCAACGAGGAGGTCCGTCGCCTCGCCGCGCGGCTCGCGGAGCGCTTGGGCCAGACCGTCATCCCCGCCTTTCTCGAGCTCGCCTCCCCCAGCATCCCCGAGGGCATCGACCAGGCCTTGAGCGGCAATCCCAGCGAGATCAAAGTCCTTCCCTATTTTTTGACGCAGGGTCGGCACGTGCAGGAGGACATCCCAAGGCTCCTCGCCGACAAGGCACGGGCTTATCCCGAGACGCCGATTCGGCTGCTGCCCTATTTAGGCGCGGAAGAGGCAATCATCGACTGCTTGGCTGAGACGGCCCGAAAAATGTAG
- a CDS encoding sigma-70 family RNA polymerase sigma factor encodes MVLKAVGRGAHAEGISQASEARQAKIIEFFEGSCFIPGAYRACPGAKGRKRIGIILDAAEDRKDIEAVLAGSTEAFNHLVKRYQRPVYYLALRMLRVPEDADDVTQKTFVKAYRALSGFRFESSFKTWLCAIAINLCRTELMKTKRPTEELSDRISDGGFEERQAAEERAYQKAHLEAALERLPPRQKEVVALRIYQEMPFKDIAKVLKSTETAVKVNFHHAMKSLRDWIQKKVHHEPL; translated from the coding sequence ATGGTCCTCAAGGCGGTTGGGCGTGGGGCTCATGCCGAGGGTATTAGCCAGGCCTCGGAGGCGAGGCAAGCCAAAATCATTGAGTTTTTTGAAGGATCCTGTTTCATACCGGGAGCGTATAGAGCTTGCCCCGGGGCCAAGGGCCGAAAGCGGATAGGGATCATTTTGGACGCTGCAGAAGATCGCAAGGACATCGAGGCGGTGCTCGCCGGGAGTACGGAGGCCTTCAACCACCTGGTCAAGCGCTACCAGCGGCCCGTCTATTACCTCGCCCTGCGCATGCTCCGGGTCCCCGAGGACGCCGACGACGTCACCCAAAAGACCTTCGTGAAGGCCTACCGGGCCCTCTCGGGCTTCCGCTTCGAGTCCTCCTTCAAGACCTGGCTCTGCGCCATCGCCATCAACCTTTGCCGTACCGAATTGATGAAGACCAAGCGCCCCACCGAGGAGCTGAGCGACCGGATCTCGGACGGAGGCTTCGAGGAGCGGCAGGCGGCCGAGGAGCGAGCCTACCAAAAGGCCCACCTCGAGGCGGCCCTGGAGCGTCTCCCCCCGCGTCAAAAGGAGGTCGTGGCCCTGCGGATCTACCAGGAGATGCCCTTCAAGGACATCGCCAAGGTCCTCAAGAGCACGGAAACGGCCGTAAAAGTTAACTTTCACCACGCCATGAAGAGTCTGAGGGACTGGATTCAGAAGAAGGTGCACCATGAACCCCTGTGA